From Pongo pygmaeus isolate AG05252 chromosome 1, NHGRI_mPonPyg2-v2.0_pri, whole genome shotgun sequence, one genomic window encodes:
- the PDC gene encoding phosducin isoform X1: MCGDLFYNSNVRNTFLIMTKTKTTTKRPLNKGPKGVINDWRKFKLESQDSDSIPPSKKEILRQMSSPQSRNGKDSKERVSRKMSIQEYELIHKEKEDENCLRKYRRQCMQDMHQKLSFGPRYGFVYELETGEQFLETIEKELKITTIVVHIYEDGIKGCDALNSSLTCLAAEYPIVKFCKIKASNTGAGDRFSLDVLPTLLIYKGGELISNFISVAEQFAEEFFAGDVESFLNEYGLLPEREVHALEHTKIEEEDVE; encoded by the exons ATGTGTGgagatttattttataatagcaaTGTGAGGAACACCTTCCTAattatgacaaaaacaaaaacaacaacaaaaagaccatTGAATAAAG GACCCAAAGGAGTAATAAATGATTGGAGAAAGTTTAAATTAGAGAGTCAAGACAGTGATTCAATTCCACCTAGCAAGAAGGAGATTCTCAGGCAAATGTCTTCTCCTCAGAGTAGGAATGGCAAAGATTCAAAGGAACGAGTCAGCAGAAAG ATGAGCATTCAAGAATATGAACTAATCCATAAAGAGAAAGAGGATGAAAACTGCCTTCGTAAATACCGTAGACAGTGTATGCAGGATATGCACCAGAAGCTGAGTTTTGGGCCTAGGTATGGGTTTGTGTATGAGCTGGAAACTGGAGAGCAATTCCtagaaacaattgaaaaggaactGAAGATCACCACAATCGTTGTTCACATTTATGAAGATGGTATTAAGGGTTGTGATGCTCTAAACAGTAGTTTAACATGCCTTGCAGCAGAATACCCTATAGTTaagttttgtaaaataaaagctTCGAATACAGGTGCTGGGGACCGCTTTTCCTTAGATGTACTTCCTACACTGCTCATCTATAAAGGTGGGGAACTCATAAGCAATTTTATTAGTGTTGCTGAACAGTTTGCTGAAGAATTTTTTGCTGGGGATGTGGAGTCTTTCCTAAATGAATATGGGTTACTACCTGAAAGAGAGGTACATGCCCTAGAGCATACCAAAATAGAAGAAGAAGATGTCGAATAA
- the PDC gene encoding phosducin isoform X2 has protein sequence MEEAKSQSLEEDFEGQATHTGPKGVINDWRKFKLESQDSDSIPPSKKEILRQMSSPQSRNGKDSKERVSRKMSIQEYELIHKEKEDENCLRKYRRQCMQDMHQKLSFGPRYGFVYELETGEQFLETIEKELKITTIVVHIYEDGIKGCDALNSSLTCLAAEYPIVKFCKIKASNTGAGDRFSLDVLPTLLIYKGGELISNFISVAEQFAEEFFAGDVESFLNEYGLLPEREVHALEHTKIEEEDVE, from the exons ATGGAAGAAGCCAAAAGCCAAAGTTTGGAGGAAGACTTTGAAGGACAGGCCACACATACAG GACCCAAAGGAGTAATAAATGATTGGAGAAAGTTTAAATTAGAGAGTCAAGACAGTGATTCAATTCCACCTAGCAAGAAGGAGATTCTCAGGCAAATGTCTTCTCCTCAGAGTAGGAATGGCAAAGATTCAAAGGAACGAGTCAGCAGAAAG ATGAGCATTCAAGAATATGAACTAATCCATAAAGAGAAAGAGGATGAAAACTGCCTTCGTAAATACCGTAGACAGTGTATGCAGGATATGCACCAGAAGCTGAGTTTTGGGCCTAGGTATGGGTTTGTGTATGAGCTGGAAACTGGAGAGCAATTCCtagaaacaattgaaaaggaactGAAGATCACCACAATCGTTGTTCACATTTATGAAGATGGTATTAAGGGTTGTGATGCTCTAAACAGTAGTTTAACATGCCTTGCAGCAGAATACCCTATAGTTaagttttgtaaaataaaagctTCGAATACAGGTGCTGGGGACCGCTTTTCCTTAGATGTACTTCCTACACTGCTCATCTATAAAGGTGGGGAACTCATAAGCAATTTTATTAGTGTTGCTGAACAGTTTGCTGAAGAATTTTTTGCTGGGGATGTGGAGTCTTTCCTAAATGAATATGGGTTACTACCTGAAAGAGAGGTACATGCCCTAGAGCATACCAAAATAGAAGAAGAAGATGTCGAATAA